One region of Mangifera indica cultivar Alphonso chromosome 3, CATAS_Mindica_2.1, whole genome shotgun sequence genomic DNA includes:
- the LOC123211831 gene encoding phosphatidylinositol/phosphatidylcholine transfer protein SFH11 isoform X3 encodes MNYDGEIIIHGDSEEGEGSTPKKYIGGKTKSMHPPLESNWVLPAEKQDKHRSSTNTGINKLLIYPKKVQRSLKRIGRSKSMKNILEGTPDPKYEEIVNSFRELLFLEGQLTTKDNDYHTLLRFLRMRDFDVTKSREMFLNYLMWRQDFGVDAITKEFKFDEFKEVKQCYPHGFHGVDKFGRPIYIEQIGMIDLNALLQVTTIERFVKYHVSEQEKTLNLRYPACSIAAKRHVASTTSILDVKGVGMSNFSKPVRQLFMEIQRIDSNYYPETLHHLFIINASSGFRMLWKVIKAFLDVRTLAKIQVLGHNHLSNLVELIDPSNLPRFLGGNCTCSDYGGCLLSDKGPWNNPEITEILQAVSATEEMENYGGDNDEPNGDAMLNHTNEEDTGNEQISDIKKLALEKIQALESAFEDTKMKFQKLEAAIEDTKSVSLKLCLFISPSLIKL; translated from the exons ATGAATTACGATGGGGAGATCATTATTCATGGGGATAGTGAAGAAGGTGAGGGATCAACTCCAAAGAAATATATTGGGGGAAAAACTAAATCTATGCATCCACCCCTTGAGTCTAATTGGGTTCTCCCAGCTGAAAAACAAGACAAACATCGTTCATCAACAAATACAGGCATTaacaaattgttaatttatCCAAAGAAGGTTCAACGGTCGCTGAAGAGAATTGGGAGGAGCAAAAGCATGAAAAATATCCTCGAAGGAACTCCTGATCCAAAATatgaagaaattgttaattcttTCCGTGAATTACTCTTTCTTGAGGGTCAGTTAACAACGAAAGACAATGACTATCACACACTTTTGCG ATTTCTACGAATGAGGGATTTTGATGTTACAAAATCAAGAGAGATGTTCTTGAATTATCTCATGTGGCGCCAGGATTTTGGGGTTGATGCAATTACCAAG GAATTTAAATTTGACGAGTTTAAGGAGGTCAAGCAATGCTATCCTCATGGATTTCATGGAGTTGATAAATTCGGTAGACCAATATACATTGAACAAATAGGGATGATAGATCTAAATGCCTTGCTGCAAGTAACCACAATTGAAAGATTTGTTAAGTATCATGTGTCTGAACAAGAGAAAACATTAAATTTGAGATACCCTGCTTGTTCGATTGCAGCCAAGAGGCATGTAGCATCAACCACAAGTATATTAGATGTGAAGGGAGTG GGAATGTCTAATTTCTCAAAGCCTGTAAGACAGCTCTTTATGGAAATTCAAAGGATTGATAGCAATTATTACCCAGAG ACTTTGCACCATCTCTTCATAATCAATGCTAGCTCTGGGTTCAGGATGCTATGGAAAGTAATCAAGGCCTTTCTGGATGTACGTACATTAGCAAAGATTCAA GTGTTGGGACACAACCACCTTAGTAACCTGGTTGAACTTATTGATCCAAG TAATTTGCCACGTTTTCTGGGTGGAAACTGCACATGTTCTGATTACGGTGGTTGCCTGTTAAGTGACAAAGGCCCCTGGAATAATCCAGAAATTACAGAAATTCTTCAG GCAGTTTCCGCAACAGAAGAGATGGAAAATTATGGAGGAGACAATGATGAGCCTAATGGAGATGCTATGTTGAATCATACG AATGAAGAAGATACAGGAAATGAACAAATATCAGATATTAAGAAGCTTGCATTAGAGAAGATCCAGGCATTGGAAAGTGCATTTGAGGATACCAAGATG AAATTTCAGAAACTGGAAGCTGCAATTGAGGACACCAAAAGTGTAAGTCTTAAACTATGTCTATTCATTTCTCCCAGtcttatcaaattataa
- the LOC123211831 gene encoding phosphatidylinositol/phosphatidylcholine transfer protein SFH11 isoform X5, protein MNYDGEIIIHGDSEEGEGSTPKKYIGGKTKSMHPPLESNWVLPAEKQDKHRSSTNTGINKLLIYPKKVQRSLKRIGRSKSMKNILEGTPDPKYEEIVNSFRELLFLEGQLTTKDNDYHTLLRFLRMRDFDVTKSREMFLNYLMWRQDFGVDAITKEFKFDEFKEVKQCYPHGFHGVDKFGRPIYIEQIGMIDLNALLQVTTIERFVKYHVSEQEKTLNLRYPACSIAAKRHVASTTSILDVKGVGMSNFSKPVRQLFMEIQRIDSNYYPETLHHLFIINASSGFRMLWKVIKAFLDVRTLAKIQVLGHNHLSNLVELIDPSNLPRFLGGNCTCSDYGGCLLSDKGPWNNPEITEILQAVSATEEMENYGGDNDEPNGDAMLNHTDFQQVQASKYSEDVYSPTTWKTLFASLVLLTALLYVFGGKKLWLEVY, encoded by the exons ATGAATTACGATGGGGAGATCATTATTCATGGGGATAGTGAAGAAGGTGAGGGATCAACTCCAAAGAAATATATTGGGGGAAAAACTAAATCTATGCATCCACCCCTTGAGTCTAATTGGGTTCTCCCAGCTGAAAAACAAGACAAACATCGTTCATCAACAAATACAGGCATTaacaaattgttaatttatCCAAAGAAGGTTCAACGGTCGCTGAAGAGAATTGGGAGGAGCAAAAGCATGAAAAATATCCTCGAAGGAACTCCTGATCCAAAATatgaagaaattgttaattcttTCCGTGAATTACTCTTTCTTGAGGGTCAGTTAACAACGAAAGACAATGACTATCACACACTTTTGCG ATTTCTACGAATGAGGGATTTTGATGTTACAAAATCAAGAGAGATGTTCTTGAATTATCTCATGTGGCGCCAGGATTTTGGGGTTGATGCAATTACCAAG GAATTTAAATTTGACGAGTTTAAGGAGGTCAAGCAATGCTATCCTCATGGATTTCATGGAGTTGATAAATTCGGTAGACCAATATACATTGAACAAATAGGGATGATAGATCTAAATGCCTTGCTGCAAGTAACCACAATTGAAAGATTTGTTAAGTATCATGTGTCTGAACAAGAGAAAACATTAAATTTGAGATACCCTGCTTGTTCGATTGCAGCCAAGAGGCATGTAGCATCAACCACAAGTATATTAGATGTGAAGGGAGTG GGAATGTCTAATTTCTCAAAGCCTGTAAGACAGCTCTTTATGGAAATTCAAAGGATTGATAGCAATTATTACCCAGAG ACTTTGCACCATCTCTTCATAATCAATGCTAGCTCTGGGTTCAGGATGCTATGGAAAGTAATCAAGGCCTTTCTGGATGTACGTACATTAGCAAAGATTCAA GTGTTGGGACACAACCACCTTAGTAACCTGGTTGAACTTATTGATCCAAG TAATTTGCCACGTTTTCTGGGTGGAAACTGCACATGTTCTGATTACGGTGGTTGCCTGTTAAGTGACAAAGGCCCCTGGAATAATCCAGAAATTACAGAAATTCTTCAG GCAGTTTCCGCAACAGAAGAGATGGAAAATTATGGAGGAGACAATGATGAGCCTAATGGAGATGCTATGTTGAATCATACG GACTTTCAACAAGTTCAGGCCTCCAAGTATTCGGAAGATGTTTACAGCCCAACAACATGGAAAACTCTATTTGCAAGTTTGGTGCTTTTAACTGCACTACTTTATGTGTTTGGGGGAAAAAAACTATGGCTTGAAGTGTATTGA
- the LOC123211831 gene encoding phosphatidylinositol/phosphatidylcholine transfer protein SFH11 isoform X2, with translation MNYDGEIIIHGDSEEGEGSTPKKYIGGKTKSMHPPLESNWVLPAEKQDKHRSSTNTGINKLLIYPKKVQRSLKRIGRSKSMKNILEGTPDPKYEEIVNSFRELLFLEGQLTTKDNDYHTLLRFLRMRDFDVTKSREMFLNYLMWRQDFGVDAITKEFKFDEFKEVKQCYPHGFHGVDKFGRPIYIEQIGMIDLNALLQVTTIERFVKYHVSEQEKTLNLRYPACSIAAKRHVASTTSILDVKGVGMSNFSKPVRQLFMEIQRIDSNYYPETLHHLFIINASSGFRMLWKVIKAFLDVRTLAKIQVLGHNHLSNLVELIDPSNLPRFLGGNCTCSDYGGCLLSDKGPWNNPEITEILQAVSATEEMENYGGDNDEPNGDAMLNHTHNVQNEEDTGNEQISDIKKLALEKIQALESAFEDTKMKFQKLEAAIEDTKSVLKEFLQYVENMKI, from the exons ATGAATTACGATGGGGAGATCATTATTCATGGGGATAGTGAAGAAGGTGAGGGATCAACTCCAAAGAAATATATTGGGGGAAAAACTAAATCTATGCATCCACCCCTTGAGTCTAATTGGGTTCTCCCAGCTGAAAAACAAGACAAACATCGTTCATCAACAAATACAGGCATTaacaaattgttaatttatCCAAAGAAGGTTCAACGGTCGCTGAAGAGAATTGGGAGGAGCAAAAGCATGAAAAATATCCTCGAAGGAACTCCTGATCCAAAATatgaagaaattgttaattcttTCCGTGAATTACTCTTTCTTGAGGGTCAGTTAACAACGAAAGACAATGACTATCACACACTTTTGCG ATTTCTACGAATGAGGGATTTTGATGTTACAAAATCAAGAGAGATGTTCTTGAATTATCTCATGTGGCGCCAGGATTTTGGGGTTGATGCAATTACCAAG GAATTTAAATTTGACGAGTTTAAGGAGGTCAAGCAATGCTATCCTCATGGATTTCATGGAGTTGATAAATTCGGTAGACCAATATACATTGAACAAATAGGGATGATAGATCTAAATGCCTTGCTGCAAGTAACCACAATTGAAAGATTTGTTAAGTATCATGTGTCTGAACAAGAGAAAACATTAAATTTGAGATACCCTGCTTGTTCGATTGCAGCCAAGAGGCATGTAGCATCAACCACAAGTATATTAGATGTGAAGGGAGTG GGAATGTCTAATTTCTCAAAGCCTGTAAGACAGCTCTTTATGGAAATTCAAAGGATTGATAGCAATTATTACCCAGAG ACTTTGCACCATCTCTTCATAATCAATGCTAGCTCTGGGTTCAGGATGCTATGGAAAGTAATCAAGGCCTTTCTGGATGTACGTACATTAGCAAAGATTCAA GTGTTGGGACACAACCACCTTAGTAACCTGGTTGAACTTATTGATCCAAG TAATTTGCCACGTTTTCTGGGTGGAAACTGCACATGTTCTGATTACGGTGGTTGCCTGTTAAGTGACAAAGGCCCCTGGAATAATCCAGAAATTACAGAAATTCTTCAG GCAGTTTCCGCAACAGAAGAGATGGAAAATTATGGAGGAGACAATGATGAGCCTAATGGAGATGCTATGTTGAATCATACG CATAATGTGCAGAATGAAGAAGATACAGGAAATGAACAAATATCAGATATTAAGAAGCTTGCATTAGAGAAGATCCAGGCATTGGAAAGTGCATTTGAGGATACCAAGATG AAATTTCAGAAACTGGAAGCTGCAATTGAGGACACCAAAAGT GTCTTGAAAGAATTTTTGCAGTAtgtagaaaatatgaaaatttga
- the LOC123211831 gene encoding phosphatidylinositol/phosphatidylcholine transfer protein SFH11 isoform X1: protein MNYDGEIIIHGDSEEGEGSTPKKYIGGKTKSMHPPLESNWVLPAEKQDKHRSSTNTGINKLLIYPKKVQRSLKRIGRSKSMKNILEGTPDPKYEEIVNSFRELLFLEGQLTTKDNDYHTLLRFLRMRDFDVTKSREMFLNYLMWRQDFGVDAITKEFKFDEFKEVKQCYPHGFHGVDKFGRPIYIEQIGMIDLNALLQVTTIERFVKYHVSEQEKTLNLRYPACSIAAKRHVASTTSILDVKGVGMSNFSKPVRQLFMEIQRIDSNYYPETLHHLFIINASSGFRMLWKVIKAFLDVRTLAKIQVLGHNHLSNLVELIDPSNLPRFLGGNCTCSDYGGCLLSDKGPWNNPEITEILQAVSATEEMENYGGDNDEPNGDAMLNHTHNVQNEEDTGNEQISDIKKLALEKIQALESAFEDTKMKFQKLEAAIEDTKSVSLKLCLFISPSLIKL, encoded by the exons ATGAATTACGATGGGGAGATCATTATTCATGGGGATAGTGAAGAAGGTGAGGGATCAACTCCAAAGAAATATATTGGGGGAAAAACTAAATCTATGCATCCACCCCTTGAGTCTAATTGGGTTCTCCCAGCTGAAAAACAAGACAAACATCGTTCATCAACAAATACAGGCATTaacaaattgttaatttatCCAAAGAAGGTTCAACGGTCGCTGAAGAGAATTGGGAGGAGCAAAAGCATGAAAAATATCCTCGAAGGAACTCCTGATCCAAAATatgaagaaattgttaattcttTCCGTGAATTACTCTTTCTTGAGGGTCAGTTAACAACGAAAGACAATGACTATCACACACTTTTGCG ATTTCTACGAATGAGGGATTTTGATGTTACAAAATCAAGAGAGATGTTCTTGAATTATCTCATGTGGCGCCAGGATTTTGGGGTTGATGCAATTACCAAG GAATTTAAATTTGACGAGTTTAAGGAGGTCAAGCAATGCTATCCTCATGGATTTCATGGAGTTGATAAATTCGGTAGACCAATATACATTGAACAAATAGGGATGATAGATCTAAATGCCTTGCTGCAAGTAACCACAATTGAAAGATTTGTTAAGTATCATGTGTCTGAACAAGAGAAAACATTAAATTTGAGATACCCTGCTTGTTCGATTGCAGCCAAGAGGCATGTAGCATCAACCACAAGTATATTAGATGTGAAGGGAGTG GGAATGTCTAATTTCTCAAAGCCTGTAAGACAGCTCTTTATGGAAATTCAAAGGATTGATAGCAATTATTACCCAGAG ACTTTGCACCATCTCTTCATAATCAATGCTAGCTCTGGGTTCAGGATGCTATGGAAAGTAATCAAGGCCTTTCTGGATGTACGTACATTAGCAAAGATTCAA GTGTTGGGACACAACCACCTTAGTAACCTGGTTGAACTTATTGATCCAAG TAATTTGCCACGTTTTCTGGGTGGAAACTGCACATGTTCTGATTACGGTGGTTGCCTGTTAAGTGACAAAGGCCCCTGGAATAATCCAGAAATTACAGAAATTCTTCAG GCAGTTTCCGCAACAGAAGAGATGGAAAATTATGGAGGAGACAATGATGAGCCTAATGGAGATGCTATGTTGAATCATACG CATAATGTGCAGAATGAAGAAGATACAGGAAATGAACAAATATCAGATATTAAGAAGCTTGCATTAGAGAAGATCCAGGCATTGGAAAGTGCATTTGAGGATACCAAGATG AAATTTCAGAAACTGGAAGCTGCAATTGAGGACACCAAAAGTGTAAGTCTTAAACTATGTCTATTCATTTCTCCCAGtcttatcaaattataa
- the LOC123211831 gene encoding phosphatidylinositol/phosphatidylcholine transfer protein SFH11 isoform X4: protein MNYDGEIIIHGDSEEGEGSTPKKYIGGKTKSMHPPLESNWVLPAEKQDKHRSSTNTGINKLLIYPKKVQRSLKRIGRSKSMKNILEGTPDPKYEEIVNSFRELLFLEGQLTTKDNDYHTLLRFLRMRDFDVTKSREMFLNYLMWRQDFGVDAITKEFKFDEFKEVKQCYPHGFHGVDKFGRPIYIEQIGMIDLNALLQVTTIERFVKYHVSEQEKTLNLRYPACSIAAKRHVASTTSILDVKGVGMSNFSKPVRQLFMEIQRIDSNYYPETLHHLFIINASSGFRMLWKVIKAFLDVRTLAKIQVLGHNHLSNLVELIDPSNLPRFLGGNCTCSDYGGCLLSDKGPWNNPEITEILQAVSATEEMENYGGDNDEPNGDAMLNHTNEEDTGNEQISDIKKLALEKIQALESAFEDTKMKFQKLEAAIEDTKSVLKEFLQYVENMKI from the exons ATGAATTACGATGGGGAGATCATTATTCATGGGGATAGTGAAGAAGGTGAGGGATCAACTCCAAAGAAATATATTGGGGGAAAAACTAAATCTATGCATCCACCCCTTGAGTCTAATTGGGTTCTCCCAGCTGAAAAACAAGACAAACATCGTTCATCAACAAATACAGGCATTaacaaattgttaatttatCCAAAGAAGGTTCAACGGTCGCTGAAGAGAATTGGGAGGAGCAAAAGCATGAAAAATATCCTCGAAGGAACTCCTGATCCAAAATatgaagaaattgttaattcttTCCGTGAATTACTCTTTCTTGAGGGTCAGTTAACAACGAAAGACAATGACTATCACACACTTTTGCG ATTTCTACGAATGAGGGATTTTGATGTTACAAAATCAAGAGAGATGTTCTTGAATTATCTCATGTGGCGCCAGGATTTTGGGGTTGATGCAATTACCAAG GAATTTAAATTTGACGAGTTTAAGGAGGTCAAGCAATGCTATCCTCATGGATTTCATGGAGTTGATAAATTCGGTAGACCAATATACATTGAACAAATAGGGATGATAGATCTAAATGCCTTGCTGCAAGTAACCACAATTGAAAGATTTGTTAAGTATCATGTGTCTGAACAAGAGAAAACATTAAATTTGAGATACCCTGCTTGTTCGATTGCAGCCAAGAGGCATGTAGCATCAACCACAAGTATATTAGATGTGAAGGGAGTG GGAATGTCTAATTTCTCAAAGCCTGTAAGACAGCTCTTTATGGAAATTCAAAGGATTGATAGCAATTATTACCCAGAG ACTTTGCACCATCTCTTCATAATCAATGCTAGCTCTGGGTTCAGGATGCTATGGAAAGTAATCAAGGCCTTTCTGGATGTACGTACATTAGCAAAGATTCAA GTGTTGGGACACAACCACCTTAGTAACCTGGTTGAACTTATTGATCCAAG TAATTTGCCACGTTTTCTGGGTGGAAACTGCACATGTTCTGATTACGGTGGTTGCCTGTTAAGTGACAAAGGCCCCTGGAATAATCCAGAAATTACAGAAATTCTTCAG GCAGTTTCCGCAACAGAAGAGATGGAAAATTATGGAGGAGACAATGATGAGCCTAATGGAGATGCTATGTTGAATCATACG AATGAAGAAGATACAGGAAATGAACAAATATCAGATATTAAGAAGCTTGCATTAGAGAAGATCCAGGCATTGGAAAGTGCATTTGAGGATACCAAGATG AAATTTCAGAAACTGGAAGCTGCAATTGAGGACACCAAAAGT GTCTTGAAAGAATTTTTGCAGTAtgtagaaaatatgaaaatttga